A part of Bacillus paramycoides genomic DNA contains:
- a CDS encoding NAD(P)H-dependent oxidoreductase: MKTLVIVTHPSIETSVINKRWVEELKKYPEKYTVHELSKVYPDGNIDVQKEQKMVESHGNLILQFPIHWFNCPPLLKKWLDDVLTYGWAYGSNGGDKLKNRKVALGVTAGIKKEDYSENGRYQYTLEQILVPFKTTFLYCNADYRSYFAFYGKENKPGGNEEEENEPGTSELEKSAQDYLNFVENL, encoded by the coding sequence TTGAAAACCCTTGTCATTGTAACACATCCCAGCATAGAAACTTCCGTCATTAATAAGCGATGGGTAGAAGAACTGAAAAAATATCCGGAAAAGTATACTGTTCACGAATTGTCTAAGGTTTACCCTGATGGAAACATAGATGTGCAAAAAGAACAAAAAATGGTTGAATCACATGGTAATCTGATTTTGCAGTTCCCTATACATTGGTTTAATTGTCCGCCTCTCCTCAAAAAATGGCTTGACGATGTTTTAACTTATGGATGGGCTTATGGTTCAAATGGAGGAGATAAATTAAAGAATCGTAAAGTTGCTTTGGGTGTAACTGCAGGAATCAAAAAAGAAGATTATAGTGAAAATGGAAGATATCAGTATACACTTGAACAAATATTAGTTCCATTTAAAACGACATTCCTGTATTGCAATGCAGATTATCGTTCGTACTTTGCGTTTTATGGTAAAGAAAATAAGCCGGGTGGAAACGAAGAAGAAGAAAATGAGCCTGGTACAAGCGAATTGGAAAAAAGCGCTCAAGATTATTTGAATTTTGTTGAAAACCTGTAA